One genomic region from Verrucomicrobiota bacterium encodes:
- a CDS encoding RNA-binding protein, translating into MEIYVGNLPWSAEDQDLNDAFGQFGEVTSAKIISDRETGRSRGFAFVTMANDEDARKAIEALNESEFMGRNMNCREATPRQERPRHGGGGGGGGGRGGFNRGGDRGGNRGGDRGGDRGGDRGRDRRY; encoded by the coding sequence ATGGAAATATACGTAGGAAACCTACCTTGGTCGGCAGAAGATCAAGACTTAAACGATGCCTTCGGCCAATTTGGCGAAGTGACATCTGCTAAAATAATCAGTGACCGTGAAACAGGTAGATCCCGTGGATTTGCTTTTGTAACCATGGCAAATGACGAAGATGCACGAAAAGCAATTGAAGCACTCAATGAATCAGAATTCATGGGGCGTAATATGAACTGCCGCGAAGCAACCCCACGTCAAGAACGTCCCCGCCATGGCGGCGGCGGAGGCGGCGGAGGAGGCAGAGGCGGATTCAATCGCGGTGGTGACCGTGGCGGAAACCGCGGTGGCGATCGTGGTGGTGATCGTGGAGGCGATCGTGGCAGAGATCGACGCTATTAA